A region of Nocardioides alkalitolerans DNA encodes the following proteins:
- a CDS encoding FAD-dependent oxidoreductase, which produces MSTLTTAPSAVTGRVDAALGRLPMYRVVTLLLALLAAYALLLIGTDRLLVGFTTVGDAALTLVVAVAAAVLSNAAIAWPLGVRPHTESSVITGLLLFFLLLPAADVEGLVWVAATAVAASASKYVIAVRGRHVVNPAAAGVVIVFTLHHFWGQGAGIANGWWIANEAMVVPVAVAALVVLWRTRKVALGLVFALLGSGLVVLGQVNLGSTVSDALTFAFVSSPAIFLAGFMLSEPLTLPPRRGQQLGVAVLAAVVYAWPSFQSIFVLDPPTYWFYTLKSELALVLSGAVAFWLGQRGGVRLHLTGRRRVAGDVWELSFAPRRPVRFAPGQYLELAAPHRGADRRGVRRAFSIVSPAGADEVAVALRVPEPCSSYKSALLATEVGSRLTATAVGGDFVLPRGDRPLVLVAGGIGVTPFLSQLRSPGATDRDVVLVYGVPDADDVAYRDELVATGVPVVLVAPGAPRDLPAGWRHIDAPYVSADLVAGAVPDLGERAAYVSGPPAMVAALRGGLRGRAAKVRTDAFAGY; this is translated from the coding sequence ATGAGCACCCTGACCACCGCCCCCAGTGCCGTGACCGGACGGGTCGACGCCGCGCTGGGCCGCCTGCCCATGTATCGCGTGGTGACACTCCTGCTGGCGCTGCTCGCGGCGTACGCGCTCCTGCTCATCGGCACCGACCGGCTGCTCGTCGGCTTCACGACGGTGGGCGACGCGGCGCTGACCCTGGTCGTCGCGGTCGCCGCGGCCGTGCTGTCGAACGCGGCCATCGCGTGGCCGCTCGGCGTGCGGCCCCACACGGAGTCGTCGGTCATCACCGGCCTGCTGCTCTTCTTCTTGCTGCTGCCCGCGGCCGACGTCGAGGGGCTGGTGTGGGTGGCGGCGACGGCGGTGGCGGCGAGCGCGTCGAAGTACGTCATCGCCGTGCGCGGCCGCCACGTCGTCAACCCGGCGGCCGCCGGCGTCGTCATCGTCTTCACCCTGCACCACTTCTGGGGACAGGGCGCGGGCATCGCCAACGGCTGGTGGATCGCCAACGAGGCCATGGTCGTGCCGGTCGCCGTCGCGGCGCTCGTGGTGCTCTGGCGCACCCGCAAGGTCGCGCTCGGCCTCGTCTTCGCGCTGCTCGGCTCCGGCCTGGTGGTGCTGGGGCAGGTCAACCTGGGCAGCACCGTCTCCGACGCGCTGACCTTCGCGTTCGTCTCCTCGCCGGCGATCTTCCTCGCGGGCTTCATGCTGAGCGAGCCGCTCACGCTCCCGCCGCGGCGGGGGCAGCAGCTCGGCGTGGCCGTGCTCGCGGCCGTCGTCTACGCGTGGCCGAGCTTCCAGTCGATCTTCGTCCTCGACCCGCCGACCTACTGGTTCTACACGCTGAAGTCCGAGCTGGCGCTCGTGCTCTCCGGCGCGGTGGCCTTCTGGCTCGGGCAGCGCGGCGGCGTGCGGCTCCACCTCACCGGCCGCCGGCGCGTGGCCGGCGACGTGTGGGAGCTGTCGTTCGCCCCGCGGCGCCCGGTGCGGTTCGCGCCGGGCCAGTACCTCGAGCTCGCCGCCCCGCACCGCGGCGCGGACCGTCGGGGCGTACGGCGCGCCTTCAGCATCGTCAGCCCCGCCGGCGCCGACGAGGTCGCCGTGGCGCTCCGCGTGCCCGAGCCGTGCTCGTCCTACAAGTCGGCGCTGCTGGCCACCGAGGTCGGCTCCCGCCTCACCGCCACCGCGGTCGGCGGGGACTTCGTGCTCCCCCGCGGCGACCGGCCGCTCGTGCTCGTCGCCGGCGGCATCGGCGTGACCCCGTTCCTCTCGCAGCTGCGCTCCCCCGGCGCGACCGACCGCGACGTGGTGCTCGTGTACGGCGTGCCCGACGCCGACGACGTCGCCTACCGCGACGAGCTCGTCGCCACGGGTGTGCCCGTCGTCCTCGTCGCGCCCGGCGCACCGCGCGACCTGCCCGCCGGCTGGCGGCACATCGACGCGCCGTACGTCAGCGCCGACCTCGTCGCGGGCGCCGTGCCCGACCTGGGCGAGCGCGCGGCGTACGTCTCCGGGCCGCCGGCCATGGTCGCCGCGCTCCGCGGCGGCCTCCGCGGCCGCGCGGCGAAGGTGCGGACCGACGCGTTCGCCGGCTACTGA
- a CDS encoding FMN-binding protein — protein sequence MSSHSPARRWLVTAAAVATLSFTAACGVGQSDDSSDGSSSDAGSSSQEQTSEGSSDGSGTEATSFTAGTYDAEGGYTSPGGQQSVGVEVTLDADGTITDVEVTPEASDSTSERYQSQFAGGIADEVVGKKITDLDVSTVAGSSLTSGGFNDAIDDIIGQAQA from the coding sequence ATGTCCTCGCACTCCCCCGCCCGCCGCTGGCTCGTCACCGCCGCCGCCGTCGCCACCCTCTCCTTCACCGCCGCCTGCGGTGTCGGACAGAGCGACGACTCCTCCGACGGTTCCTCCTCCGACGCGGGCTCGAGCTCGCAGGAGCAGACCTCCGAGGGCTCGTCGGACGGGTCCGGCACCGAGGCCACCTCCTTCACCGCCGGCACCTACGACGCGGAGGGCGGTTACACCAGCCCCGGCGGCCAGCAGTCGGTGGGCGTCGAGGTGACCCTGGACGCCGACGGCACCATCACCGACGTCGAGGTCACCCCCGAGGCCTCCGACAGCACCTCGGAGCGCTACCAGTCGCAGTTCGCCGGCGGCATCGCCGACGAGGTCGTCGGCAAGAAGATCACCGACCTCGACGTGTCCACCGTCGCCGGGTCGTCGCTGACCAGCGGCGGGTTCAACGACGCGATCGACGACATCATCGGCCAGGCCCAGGCCTGA
- a CDS encoding FAD:protein FMN transferase has product MGGDWVFEAIGTRWRLTTDAPLSDPVRRAVALRIDAFDRDWSRFRPGSVVDAVRASAGRHRMPDDAGPLLALYDRLHAATAGAMSPAVGDGLEHLGYDAGYTLAARPGHRPAVDWGAVGWDAPYLVTAEPFVLDVGAAGKGYLVDLVTGVVRGFDEHRAGGVTVDASGDLVHVPGPGAAPYRVALEHPERPGFAVGIAALDGSPQRRALCASATNRRAWGDGLHHVLDARTGRPVADVLATWVVAGSALVADGLATALFLLDPAAAAELAAAEDASYVRLDRGPGGSGHRLHVSPDFPGEVFA; this is encoded by the coding sequence ATGGGCGGCGACTGGGTCTTCGAGGCGATCGGCACCCGCTGGCGCCTCACGACCGACGCGCCGCTCAGCGATCCCGTGCGACGCGCCGTCGCGCTCCGCATCGACGCCTTCGACCGCGACTGGTCGCGCTTCCGCCCCGGGTCGGTCGTCGACGCGGTGCGCGCCAGCGCGGGGCGGCACCGCATGCCCGACGACGCCGGCCCGCTCCTCGCGCTCTACGACCGGCTGCACGCCGCGACCGCCGGGGCGATGTCCCCGGCGGTCGGCGACGGCCTCGAGCACCTGGGGTACGACGCGGGCTACACCCTTGCCGCCCGTCCCGGCCACCGCCCGGCGGTGGACTGGGGCGCGGTGGGGTGGGACGCGCCGTACCTGGTGACGGCGGAGCCGTTCGTGCTCGACGTCGGGGCGGCCGGCAAGGGCTATCTCGTCGACCTCGTCACGGGCGTCGTCCGGGGCTTCGACGAGCACCGCGCCGGCGGGGTCACGGTCGACGCCAGCGGCGACCTCGTCCACGTGCCGGGGCCCGGTGCCGCGCCGTACCGGGTCGCCCTCGAGCACCCGGAGCGGCCCGGCTTCGCCGTCGGGATCGCCGCCCTCGACGGCTCGCCGCAGCGTCGGGCGCTCTGCGCCTCGGCGACCAACCGGCGCGCCTGGGGCGACGGCCTGCACCACGTGCTCGACGCGCGCACCGGCCGGCCCGTCGCCGACGTGCTCGCCACCTGGGTCGTCGCCGGGTCCGCGCTCGTCGCCGACGGTCTCGCGACCGCCCTGTTCCTGCTCGACCCCGCCGCGGCGGCGGAGCTCGCCGCCGCGGAGGACGCGTCGTACGTCCGTCTCGACCGCGGTCCCGGTGGCAGCGGCCACCGCCTCCACGTCTCCCCCGACTTCCCCGGAGAGGTCTTCGCATGA
- a CDS encoding MoaD/ThiS family protein, giving the protein MAIEVRIPTILRTYTGGEKAVSAEGATLASLIDDLEANHPGIRDRLVESGEGDDVDLRRFVNVYINDEDVRFIGGLEAELSDGDQVVVLPAVAGGC; this is encoded by the coding sequence ATGGCCATCGAGGTCCGGATCCCGACGATCCTGCGCACGTACACGGGCGGCGAGAAGGCGGTCTCCGCCGAGGGCGCCACGCTGGCGAGCCTCATCGACGACCTCGAGGCGAACCACCCGGGCATCCGGGACCGCCTCGTCGAGAGCGGCGAGGGCGACGACGTCGACCTGCGCCGCTTCGTCAACGTCTACATCAACGACGAGGACGTCCGCTTCATCGGCGGCCTCGAGGCCGAGCTCTCCGACGGCGACCAGGTCGTCGTGCTGCCGGCCGTCGCCGGCGGCTGCTGA
- a CDS encoding M67 family metallopeptidase, translating to MLRIERATRDAIVAHAKRDHPDEACGIVAGPAGSDRAERLVEMVNAAGSPTFYEFDSLDLLALYREMDDRDEEPVVVYHSHTATEAYPSRTDIGLASEPNAHYVLISTREHGNNEGPVEFRSYRIVDGVVTEEPVEVVEQLPTNTVESES from the coding sequence GTGCTGAGGATCGAGCGCGCCACGCGCGACGCCATCGTCGCCCACGCCAAGCGGGACCACCCCGACGAGGCGTGCGGCATCGTCGCCGGCCCCGCGGGCAGCGACCGCGCCGAGCGCCTGGTGGAGATGGTGAACGCCGCGGGCAGCCCGACGTTCTACGAGTTCGACTCGTTGGACCTGCTGGCGCTGTACCGCGAGATGGACGACCGCGACGAGGAGCCCGTGGTCGTCTACCACTCGCACACGGCGACGGAGGCCTACCCCAGCCGCACCGACATCGGTCTCGCCAGCGAGCCGAACGCGCACTACGTGCTCATCAGCACGCGCGAGCACGGGAATAACGAGGGTCCCGTGGAGTTCAGGTCCTATCGAATCGTCGACGGCGTCGTCACCGAGGAACCGGTCGAGGTCGTCGAGCAGTTGCCGACGAACACAGTGGAGAGTGAGTCCTGA